The window CACACATCCAGGGGCTGGATCATCAAGGCATCCCTGTCTCTGTTCCAACGACTCCGCAGCGTCTGTTCCCTGACGATCGGGACGTCGGTTCAGCTGTGCGTTTGACGTGTCTTCGATAGGGGCGAGGTCCATGAGGATAGAAGCCCGCAGGATCATGATTGTTGCGAGGCGAGGCGTGTTCGCCAATGATCATTTGAGGGCGAAGCTTGGAAGCCCTGACCAGGAGCAGACCGCTATGGCCGAAGGACATGCTCATGGGGCAGGGGCCAGCAGCAAACGCCTGATGTGGGCGCTCGTCCTGACGACGACCTTTCTGATCGCCGAAGTCGTCGGGGCCGTGGTGTTCAAGAGTTTGGCCCTGCTATCGGACGCCGCCCATATGTTCACCGATGTGGCTGCGCTGGCGATCGCGCTGGCGGCGATCAAGATTGGCGAGCGGCCGGCAGACTCCGTGCGGACCTTCGGCTATCGTCGGTTCGAAATCCTCGCCGCCGCCTTCAACGCCGTCCTGTTGTTTCTGGTGGCGGGCTACGTCCTCTATGAAGGCGTTCTGCGCCTTTTCGCGCCCGAACCCGTCGGCTCCGTCGGGATGCTGGTCGTGGCTTCCCTGGGCCTGGTCGTGAACCTGGTGTCGATGCGGCTGCTGGCCTCCGGTGCGAACGCCAGCCTGAATGTGAAGGGGGCCTATCTCGAGGTCTGGGCCGACATGCTGGGTTCCGTCGGGGTGATCGGCGGGGCCGTCCTCATCATGTTGACGGGCTGGGCCTGGATTGATCCGGTGGTCGCGATCGGCATCGGTCTGTGGGTGCTGCCGCGCACCTGGATGCTCTTGAAGAACACCACCCATATCCTGCTGGAAGGCGTGCCCAAGGACCTGTCCTTGGAGGCTGTGCGAGCGACGATCGCCGCCGTGCCGGGGGTGGCCGAGGTCCATGACCTGCACC of the Brevundimonas pondensis genome contains:
- a CDS encoding cation diffusion facilitator family transporter; this translates as MAEGHAHGAGASSKRLMWALVLTTTFLIAEVVGAVVFKSLALLSDAAHMFTDVAALAIALAAIKIGERPADSVRTFGYRRFEILAAAFNAVLLFLVAGYVLYEGVLRLFAPEPVGSVGMLVVASLGLVVNLVSMRLLASGANASLNVKGAYLEVWADMLGSVGVIGGAVLIMLTGWAWIDPVVAIGIGLWVLPRTWMLLKNTTHILLEGVPKDLSLEAVRATIAAVPGVAEVHDLHLWGVSSDDVNGSVHLVLAEGWDAERVRRAVLAQMNDVHGIDHAAVQIESGPAGEGEALGHGRIAHP